The Thermococcus peptonophilus genomic sequence GGCCGGAATCTCCTCACCGAATATCTCGGAGAGGTTGAGGCCGAGCTCGCTCGCCGGGATCTCCTCGCCTATTCTCTTTCCAATAAGCCTGTCAGCCTCTGGGCCGCTTATCTCAACCTGCTTCGCAACTCCGTTCTTCGGGTTCGATATAACCAGCTTAAATGTCGCCATTCCTCCCACCTCCATTCATCAGCGGGATTCATTGGGGTACCCCTTACCCGGCCTCTCTTAAGCGGTGCATTTAAAAACCTTATCGTGAAGTTTAAATAAACCAACTGAAGAACTGGAGAAGGTGAGAAAACATGGCAAAGGAAAAGACCACTCTCCCCCCAACCGGTGCCGGTTTGATGAGGTTCTTTGACGAGGACACCAGGGCAGTCAAGGTCAGCCCGAAGGGTGTTATAGCCCTGACG encodes the following:
- a CDS encoding preprotein translocase subunit Sec61beta; the encoded protein is MAKEKTTLPPTGAGLMRFFDEDTRAVKVSPKGVIALTLLLVAFEFILHMFGSSIFG